The genomic region GGGCGCACTGCGACTACGGGTCGCTGACCATCCTCCGCACCAAGGACAAGCCGGGCGGTCTTCAGGTGATGAACACCGAGGGCGAATGGCGCGACGTGCCGATCGTGCCCGACTGCTTCATCGTCAACATCGGCGAGCTGATGGCCCGCTGGACCAACGACACCTGGAAGGCGACGCTCCACCGCGTGGTCAATCCCCCACAGGAGAAGGCGGCCATCAGCCGACGCCTCTCGCTCATCTTCTTTCACAATCCGAACTATGACGCGCCGGTCGCCGCGCTTCCGAGAACGGTGCGGCCCGGCGAGGCGCCGAAATATCCGCCGACGACGTCGGGCGAGCATCTGCGCGCGCAGTTCGTCCGAACCCAGGTCGCGCCCGCGGCGTGACGCCGCGCCCGGAGCCGCTCAGGCGGCGTCGCGGCGGCCGAGATAGGCGTCGAGGACGCGCGGGTCGGCGGCGACCTGCGCGGAAGCCCCTTCGAGGATCACGCGCCCGTTCTCCATCACATAGGTGCGGGCGGTGACGGAGAGAGCATAGCTCGCCATCTGCTCGACGAGCAGGATCGAGAGCCCCTCGCGGTTCAGCGCCGTCAGCACCGGGAAAAGCAGATCGAGGATCTTCGGCGCAAGGCCGAGCGAGAGCTCGTCGATCACCAGAAGCTTCGGCCGCGACAGCAGCCCGCGCGCGATCGCGAGCATCTGCTGCTCCCCACCCGACAGCGTGCCGGCGAGTTGGTCGATCCGCTCGGCCAGGCGCGGAAACAGGCCGAGCACCTTGTCCATGTCGGCGGCGATTCCCGGGTCATCGCGGCCGATCCGGGTATAGGAGCCGAGGATGAGGTTGTCGCGTACCGTCTGGTCGGCGAACACCATCCTGCCTTCCGGCACCATCGCAAGCCCGCGGGCGACCATCTCGTGCGATTTCCGGCCGGTGACGTCCGCCCCGTCGAAGCGGATGGTTCCGCCTGCAGGACGGACGACGCCCGCGATCGCGCGCATCAGCGAAGTCTTGCCGGCGCCGTTCGAGCCGACCACGCCGACGAACTCGCCCGCGCCCACCGTCAGGTCGACCCCGCGCACCGCCTCGATCCGCCCATAGGCGACGCGGACGCCAGAGAGAGAGAGGATCGGGGCGCTCACGGCCAGGGTCTCACGCCGGCACCGTCTGCCCAGGCAGCGTGGCGTGCCCGAAATAGGCCTCGATCACGCGCGGGTCGTTCTGGATCGCGGCGGGCGGCCCGTCGGCGATCACCTCGCCGTAGTCGAGAACGGTGACGCGGTCGGAGACGGCCATGATCATCTCCACATGATGCTCGACGAGGACGATGGTCATGCCGCGATCGGCGAGGCCGCGGATCAAGGCGACGAGGTCCTCGATCTCGCCATGCGTCAGGCCTGCGGCCGGCTCGTCGAGCAGAAGGAGCTTGGGCCGCAACGCAAGCGCCCGGGCGATCTCGAGCCGGCGCTGATGGCCGAAGGGGAGGTTGCGCGCCTCCTCGTCGGCGAAGGCGGAAAGGCCGACGAAGGCGAGCAGGCGACGCGCCTCCTCGAGCGCGGCGCGCTCCTCGCGCCGAAAGCGCGGCAGGCGCAGCACCGTCTCGAGAAAGCCCGACCGGAAATGCACGTGCTGGCCGACAAGCACGTTCTCGAGAACGGTCATCTGCCCGAACAGCTCGGTGTTCTGGAAGGTGCGCGCGATGCCGCGGCAAGCAAGCACATGCGGCGGGAGGGATCCCACACGCTCGCCGAACACACTGACCTCTCCCGATGTCGCCCGGTAGAAGCCGGAGACGACGTTGAGCAGACTCGACTTGCCAGCGCCGTTCGGCCCGATCAGCGCATGCACCGTGCGGGACCGCACATCGATGTCCACAGCGTTCACGGCCGTCAGCCCGCCGAAACGGAGAGTGAGGCCGCGCGTGATCAGCGTCGACTGCCCGCTCTCTTCGTGACGCGCCGTCACCCTCTCCATGCCCTCGACCCAGTTGGGCCAGGGGCCGGTTTCGCGCGTCGCCTCACCCGACGCGCGACCCTGCGCCAGCCGCGCGAGTGACCCGACGATGCCGCGCGGCAGGGCGAACAGGACGAGCGCGAGCAACAGCCCATAGCCGAAGGTCTGCCACTCGCCGAGCCCCTGGAGGAACTGCGTGGCCGAGAACAGGATCGACGTGCCGACGAGCGGGCCGGCGAGCGTTCCCGACCCGCCCAGGATGACCATCAGGAGAAGCTCGATCGAGGCGGTGAAGGTGAAGGTCTCGTAGTTCACGAACAGGGCGAGATTGGCGAAGAGCGCGCCACCGAGGCCCGCGAACCCTGCCGAGACGGCGAAGGCGAGCGTGCGGATGCCGACGACGTTGATCCCGAGCGCCCGGGCGGCGTTCTCGCTCTGCGCCGCCGCGCGCATCGCCCGGCCATAGCGCGACTTCACGAGCGCCGCCTGAACGCCGATCGCAGCGAGCAGGAACACGAGGATCAGGTAGTAGTAGTTGAAGCCGGTCGCCCGTGTGGCGCCGAGCCGCTCGCCGAGGATGGTCGGGCGCGGGATTCCGACGAGCCCCGAGGCCCCGCCCGTGAAGCTCACCCACTCCCTGAGCACGTTCACGAACACGAGCCCGAAGGCGATCGTGATGACGGCGAGATAGACGCCGCGCACGCGCACGGTCGGGAAGGCGAGCATCGCGCCGACAGCGGCGGGGATCAGCACCGAGAAGAGCAGCGCCGCGGCGAAGGGAAACCCGGCCCGAAGCGCAAGCAGCGCAGCGACATGCGCGCCGAGACCATAGAGCGCCGCCTGCCCGAGCGAGACGAGGCCCGCATAACCGACAAGGATATTGAGCCCGATCGCGACGATCGCGAGGATCATCCCCCGCATCACAAGCCGAAGCTCGTAGCTTGTCGGGAAGCGTTCGCCGATCACGTCGCCCACCCAGGGGAAAGCGGCGAGGGTGACGACGAGCAGAACCAGAAGCAGGACGGAGAGGCGCGGACGCATCACACCTTCCTCACCTCCGGCCGGCCGAACAGCCCTTGCGGGAACAGGAGGAGGAGAAGGATCATCAGGGTGAAGCCGATCGCATCCCGCGCTGCCGTCGACAGATAGCCTTCGATCAGCTTCTCGACCACTCCGTAGAGGATGCCGACGACCACGACGCCGCGCGCATTCGCGATCCCGGCGATGATGGCAACCATGAACCCCTTGAGCCCGACGATCACCCCCATGGTGGACGACGCCTGGATCACCGGAGCGATCAGGAACCCCGCGAAGGCACCGAGGCCTCCCGCGATCGCGAAGGCGAGCAGGGTGATGCGATCGGCATCGATGCCAACAAGGCCGGCAGCCACACGGTTGAAGGAGACCGCACGCATCGCCCTGCCGAGAACGGTTCGACGATAGAAGAACTCGAGTGCCGCCGTCACCGCAACTGCCGCCACCGGAAGCAGGAGCTCTTGCGGGTAGATGCCCGAGCCGCCGATCCGAAGCGGCTGCTCGACGAGCGGTGTCGGCAGAGGCCGGCCGAGCGGCCCGTAAGTGGCGGTGGTGGAGGACTCGATCATGATGCCGACGGCGATCGTCGTCAGCATCCAGCCGATCGCGTTCGCCTCACGATTGAACGGGCGGACGAAGGCGCGCTCGATCACCGCCCCTGCCAGCGCAGCCGCCGCGATGGCCGCCAACGCCGCAACCGGCAGCGGCAGGCCGAACTCCATGAGCACGACCGTCAGCACCCCGCCGAGCATGAACATCTCGCCGTAGGTGAAGTTCACGGCCTTCGCCGCGCTCCACATCACATAGAAGCCGAGCGCGATGAGGCCGTAGACACTGCCGGCGGACAGCCCGCTCAGCAGATACTGGACGATCGCTTCCACCCGAATTCTCCCGGCGCTGCCGGCCCCGGGCGCGTCCCCGCCCGGAGCCGGCGCCCATCATCGTGTCAGCGCGCCGCCTGGCGGAACGGCGTCTGCTCCACCGGAAGCATCGCCCCGTTGTGGAAGGCAAACAGCTTGTAGTGCTGCGGCAGGATCGCATCATGACGCTCCTGCCGCGGCTCGAAGGCGGGGCGGTAGCTCGCCACGATGCCGTCATAGTTCACGCGATACAGAGCCTGCCGGAACGCGTCGCGATCGAACCGGCCGGCGAGCTTGATCGCCTCGGCAATGATGTAGGTCGCGTCATAAGCGTTCGCCGTGCCGGAGGGGAGCGGGATGTCGGCGGGCGAGGTGATCTGCGGGAACTTCTGCATCATCCGCTGCAGCACGCCGGCAGCGCGCGGCGGCAGATCCCCCATCCAGCTGAAGGTGCCGGCGACGAGAACACCCTCGGCGAGCGGCCCTGCCGTGCGCGCAAACTGAACGCCAACCCCCCAAGCCGCGATGATCGTCGGCCGATAGCCGAGCCGGTCCATCGAGCGGACGAGGTTGGTCGCCTCGCGGTCAACCGCATAGAGGATGATCGTGTCGACGCCAGCGTCGCGCAGGCGGATCAGCTGCGCCGACATATCCTGGTCGCCGATGTTGAAGGTCTCCTTGGCGACGAGCGGCATATTGATGGCAGCCATCGCCCGCTCGACATCCGGCACAGCCCCCTGGCCCCAGGCCGTGCCCTCGTAGACGAGCGCGATCTTGCCCGATTTGGTGCGTGCTTTCGCGTGCTCGACCAGGAACGGCGCCACCCAACGGTCCTTCATCGAGACGCGGAACATCCACTTGTTGGCGTTGTTCGGGTGCTCGATCACCGCCGTGCCGGCGGAGATCACGCCCACCCAAGGAAGCTCCATCTCGGCAAGCGGGTCGCGCAAGGCGATGGCGTTCGGCGTGCGGAAGCCGCCCATCATGACGATGCAGTTGTCACGCTCGCCAATGCGGCGGGCGTTGTCCACCGCACGCGCGGGCTCGCCGACATCATCATACGCAACAAGGCGGAGTTGCTGGCCGAGCACGCCGCCCGCGGCGTTGATCTCCTCGAGCGCCGTTTCGACCGCGATCCGGATCGAGAAGCCGGTGTGCGCGAGCGGGCCGGTCAGCTCCCAGGACGCGCCGATGCAGGGCTGCGCCCGCTGTGCCGAAACGGGCAGGGCAATGGCAAGAAGAGTGGCCGCCGGAAGGAGGCCGAGCAGCAGGCGGCGACCGCCCGCGACAAACCTGCGGTGTTGCATGGCAGACTCTCCCCTCTTTGCGCCCCCGACTGGGCGCCGCATGTTCGCAAGCCAGGGGTGTGCGGAGCAAATCGCATGCCATGGAGGCGTGGCGCTTGTTCCCGACAGGACGATGCATCCGCTCCTGTGCAACAGCCTGAGGAACAGGCAGGCACTGCACTCTGTCTGGGCAGAGCGCGGCGATACGCCGGGCAGTGCCCGTGCCGACAGGGATACGGCACCGTTCTTGCTACGCTCCCGCACAGACAGCGGGAGCGATGGGGAGAGGCGATGTCATGAGCGACAAGGGGATCGGCGCGTCGGTGCGCCGCAAGGAGGACCAGCGCTTCCTCCGCGGCAAAGGGTCGTATGTCGCAGACCTCGTCCGCCCAGGGATGGCCTGGGGCGTCTTCGTGCGCGCCCCGCACGCGCACGCACGGATCCTCGCCATCGACACGACCCGCGCAGCAACGATGCCGGGCGTGCTGCTCGTGCTGACAGGGGCCGATCTCGCCGCTGCAGGCGTGGGCGGGCTTCCCTGCGGCTGGGGCATCAAGGGAACGGATGGCGCGCCCATGAAGGAGCCGCCGCACCCGGCGCTCGCCCAAGGCAAGGTCCGCCATGTCGGCGATCCAGTCGCCTTTGTCGTGGCCGAAACGGCGGCTCAGGCGCGCGATGCGGCGGAGGCGATCGCCGTGACCTACGATGTGCTGCCGGCCGTGATCGACCTCGAAGGCGCGCTCGCGCCGGGCGCGCCGCTCCTGTTCGACGACGTTCCGAACAATCTCTGTTGCGACTGGTCGATCGGCGATGCCGCGGTCACCGAGGCAGCGTTCGCCTCAGCAGCGCACGTCGCGCGCATCCGCCTCGTCAACAACCGGCTGGTCGGCAACCCGATGGAGCCGCGGGCGGCGATCGCCGAGCACGACCCGGCAACGGACCGGACCACGCTCTGGACCACGAGCCAGTTCCCGCATGTCGTTCGGCTGCTGATGGGCCTGTTCGTCCTCAACATCCCGCAGCATAAGCTGCGCGTCGTTGCGCCCGATGTCGGCGGCGGCTTCGGTGTGAAGCAGTTCCACTATGCCGAGGAGGCGGTCGTCACCTTCGCCGCCCGCCGGCTCGGGCGCGCGGTGAAGTGGGTCTGCGAACGCACGGAGGGGTTCATCTCGGACGCGCACGGGCGCGACCACGTGACGGAGGCAGCGCTCGCGCTCGACGCCTCCGGGAAGTTCCTCGGCCTCAAGGTCGATACGATCGCCAATCTCGGCGGCTACATCTCCACCTTCGGCCCGAACATCCCGACCAACCTCTACGGCCCGTTGCTTTCGGGCGTCTACACGATCCCGGCGATCCACTGCCGCGTTCGGGTGGTGTTCACCAACACCGTTCCCGTCGATGCCTATCGCGGCGCGGGCCGGCCGGAGGCGACCTTCGTGCTCGAGCGCCTGGTCGAGATCGCCGCCGCCGAGATGGGGATCGACAAGGCCGCGATACGGCGGCGGAACATGATCCCGAAGGAGGCGTTCCCCTATCAGACGCCGGTTCTGATGCGCTACGACAGCGGCGACCCGGCGGGCTGCCTCGAGAAGGCGCTCGAAGCCGCCGACTATGCCGGCTTCCCGGCGCGCAAGGCGGCGTCTGCCGCGAAGGGGAAGCTCAGGGGGATCGG from Elioraea tepida harbors:
- a CDS encoding ABC transporter substrate-binding protein; the protein is MQHRRFVAGGRRLLLGLLPAATLLAIALPVSAQRAQPCIGASWELTGPLAHTGFSIRIAVETALEEINAAGGVLGQQLRLVAYDDVGEPARAVDNARRIGERDNCIVMMGGFRTPNAIALRDPLAEMELPWVGVISAGTAVIEHPNNANKWMFRVSMKDRWVAPFLVEHAKARTKSGKIALVYEGTAWGQGAVPDVERAMAAINMPLVAKETFNIGDQDMSAQLIRLRDAGVDTIILYAVDREATNLVRSMDRLGYRPTIIAAWGVGVQFARTAGPLAEGVLVAGTFSWMGDLPPRAAGVLQRMMQKFPQITSPADIPLPSGTANAYDATYIIAEAIKLAGRFDRDAFRQALYRVNYDGIVASYRPAFEPRQERHDAILPQHYKLFAFHNGAMLPVEQTPFRQAAR
- a CDS encoding xanthine dehydrogenase family protein molybdopterin-binding subunit → MSDKGIGASVRRKEDQRFLRGKGSYVADLVRPGMAWGVFVRAPHAHARILAIDTTRAATMPGVLLVLTGADLAAAGVGGLPCGWGIKGTDGAPMKEPPHPALAQGKVRHVGDPVAFVVAETAAQARDAAEAIAVTYDVLPAVIDLEGALAPGAPLLFDDVPNNLCCDWSIGDAAVTEAAFASAAHVARIRLVNNRLVGNPMEPRAAIAEHDPATDRTTLWTTSQFPHVVRLLMGLFVLNIPQHKLRVVAPDVGGGFGVKQFHYAEEAVVTFAARRLGRAVKWVCERTEGFISDAHGRDHVTEAALALDASGKFLGLKVDTIANLGGYISTFGPNIPTNLYGPLLSGVYTIPAIHCRVRVVFTNTVPVDAYRGAGRPEATFVLERLVEIAAAEMGIDKAAIRRRNMIPKEAFPYQTPVLMRYDSGDPAGCLEKALEAADYAGFPARKAASAAKGKLRGIGLSTYIEACGLAPSRIAGSLGARGGLYESATVRVHPTGQVTVLIGTHNHGQGHETTFAQIVAEKLGVRFEDIDIVFGDTDRVQFGMGTYGSRSLVVGGAALAKGLDRVIAKGKRIAAHLLEAAVEDIEFANGTFRVSGTDRAKSFAEIALAAYVPHDYPLESLDPGLEEQAYHDPVNFSFPSGAHVCEVEVDPETGKVELAAYTAVDDVGTVINPMIVAGQLHGGITQGVGQALLEHCVYDRATGQILSGSFQDYAMPRADDLPAYRVDTHATPSTDTPMGVKGCGEVGTIGAPAAVINAVVDALSGFGVKHLDMPASPARVWAAIAAARA
- a CDS encoding branched-chain amino acid ABC transporter permease, coding for MEAIVQYLLSGLSAGSVYGLIALGFYVMWSAAKAVNFTYGEMFMLGGVLTVVLMEFGLPLPVAALAAIAAAALAGAVIERAFVRPFNREANAIGWMLTTIAVGIMIESSTTATYGPLGRPLPTPLVEQPLRIGGSGIYPQELLLPVAAVAVTAALEFFYRRTVLGRAMRAVSFNRVAAGLVGIDADRITLLAFAIAGGLGAFAGFLIAPVIQASSTMGVIVGLKGFMVAIIAGIANARGVVVVGILYGVVEKLIEGYLSTAARDAIGFTLMILLLLLFPQGLFGRPEVRKV
- a CDS encoding isopenicillin N synthase family dioxygenase, coding for MAMFALALDLPEDFFADTIDRHISRLRVRNYPAPTVPPKPGQLRAGAHCDYGSLTILRTKDKPGGLQVMNTEGEWRDVPIVPDCFIVNIGELMARWTNDTWKATLHRVVNPPQEKAAISRRLSLIFFHNPNYDAPVAALPRTVRPGEAPKYPPTTSGEHLRAQFVRTQVAPAA
- a CDS encoding ABC transporter ATP-binding protein, with protein sequence MSAPILSLSGVRVAYGRIEAVRGVDLTVGAGEFVGVVGSNGAGKTSLMRAIAGVVRPAGGTIRFDGADVTGRKSHEMVARGLAMVPEGRMVFADQTVRDNLILGSYTRIGRDDPGIAADMDKVLGLFPRLAERIDQLAGTLSGGEQQMLAIARGLLSRPKLLVIDELSLGLAPKILDLLFPVLTALNREGLSILLVEQMASYALSVTARTYVMENGRVILEGASAQVAADPRVLDAYLGRRDAA
- a CDS encoding branched-chain amino acid ABC transporter ATP-binding protein/permease — translated: MRPRLSVLLLVLLVVTLAAFPWVGDVIGERFPTSYELRLVMRGMILAIVAIGLNILVGYAGLVSLGQAALYGLGAHVAALLALRAGFPFAAALLFSVLIPAAVGAMLAFPTVRVRGVYLAVITIAFGLVFVNVLREWVSFTGGASGLVGIPRPTILGERLGATRATGFNYYYLILVFLLAAIGVQAALVKSRYGRAMRAAAQSENAARALGINVVGIRTLAFAVSAGFAGLGGALFANLALFVNYETFTFTASIELLLMVILGGSGTLAGPLVGTSILFSATQFLQGLGEWQTFGYGLLLALVLFALPRGIVGSLARLAQGRASGEATRETGPWPNWVEGMERVTARHEESGQSTLITRGLTLRFGGLTAVNAVDIDVRSRTVHALIGPNGAGKSSLLNVVSGFYRATSGEVSVFGERVGSLPPHVLACRGIARTFQNTELFGQMTVLENVLVGQHVHFRSGFLETVLRLPRFRREERAALEEARRLLAFVGLSAFADEEARNLPFGHQRRLEIARALALRPKLLLLDEPAAGLTHGEIEDLVALIRGLADRGMTIVLVEHHVEMIMAVSDRVTVLDYGEVIADGPPAAIQNDPRVIEAYFGHATLPGQTVPA